One part of the Methylobacterium terrae genome encodes these proteins:
- the ctaD gene encoding cytochrome c oxidase subunit I, translating into MAQAVAAGHDHAHDHTPPFFTRWFNSTNHKDIGTLYLLFAFSAGIVGAFLSFGIRMEMEAPGLQYFSNPQTYNVFVTGHGLIMVFFMVMPALIGGFGNWFVPLMIGAPDMAFPRMNNISFWLTVAGFMSLVCSLFVEGAPGAVGAGTGWTVYPPLSTAGHPGPAVDFAIFALHLSGAGSILGAINFITTILNMRAPGMTLHKMPLFAWSMLVTAFLLLLSLPVLAGAITMLLTDRNFGTTFFDPAGGGDPILYQHLFWFFGHPEVYIMILPAFGIVSHIISTFSRKPVFGYLAMAYAMVAIGVVGFVVWAHHMYTVGLTLQTQSYFVFATMVIAVPTGVKIFSWIATMWGGSIRFTAAMHWAVGFVFLFTVGGVTGVILANAAVDRYLHDTYYVVAHFHYVLSLGAVFIIFAGVYYWFPKMTGRIIPEWAGKLHFWLAFIGANVLFFPMHFLGLAGMPRRYADYPEAFAGWHWVATIGGHIFALGMVVFVIGVVLAFRSKERAADNPWGEGATTLEWTLSSPPPFHQYETLPVIVDEPSHAH; encoded by the coding sequence ATGGCTCAAGCCGTTGCGGCAGGGCACGACCACGCCCACGACCACACCCCACCGTTCTTCACGCGCTGGTTCAACTCGACCAACCACAAGGACATCGGCACGCTCTACCTGCTGTTCGCCTTCTCGGCGGGCATCGTCGGCGCGTTCCTGTCCTTCGGCATCCGGATGGAGATGGAGGCCCCCGGCCTGCAGTACTTCTCCAACCCGCAGACCTACAACGTGTTCGTCACCGGGCACGGCCTCATCATGGTGTTCTTCATGGTGATGCCGGCCCTCATCGGCGGGTTCGGCAACTGGTTCGTGCCGCTGATGATCGGCGCGCCGGACATGGCGTTCCCGCGCATGAACAACATCTCGTTCTGGCTGACGGTCGCGGGCTTCATGAGCCTCGTCTGCTCGCTGTTCGTCGAGGGCGCCCCGGGCGCGGTCGGCGCCGGCACCGGCTGGACCGTGTACCCGCCGCTCTCGACCGCCGGCCATCCCGGCCCGGCCGTCGACTTCGCGATCTTCGCCCTGCACCTGTCGGGCGCGGGCTCGATCCTCGGCGCCATCAACTTCATCACCACCATCCTGAACATGCGCGCGCCGGGCATGACCCTGCACAAGATGCCGCTGTTCGCCTGGTCGATGCTGGTGACCGCGTTCCTGCTGCTGCTGTCGCTGCCCGTTCTCGCCGGCGCGATCACCATGCTGCTGACCGACCGCAACTTCGGCACGACGTTCTTCGACCCGGCCGGCGGCGGCGACCCGATCCTGTACCAGCACCTGTTCTGGTTCTTCGGCCACCCCGAAGTCTACATCATGATCCTGCCGGCCTTCGGCATCGTCTCGCACATCATCTCGACCTTCTCGAGGAAGCCCGTCTTCGGCTACCTGGCGATGGCCTACGCGATGGTGGCGATCGGCGTCGTCGGCTTCGTGGTGTGGGCCCACCACATGTACACGGTCGGCCTCACGCTCCAGACGCAGTCCTACTTCGTGTTCGCCACCATGGTGATCGCGGTCCCCACCGGCGTGAAGATCTTCTCCTGGATCGCCACGATGTGGGGCGGCTCGATCCGCTTCACCGCCGCCATGCACTGGGCCGTCGGCTTCGTGTTCCTGTTCACCGTCGGCGGCGTCACCGGCGTGATCCTGGCCAACGCCGCCGTCGACCGCTACCTGCACGACACCTACTACGTCGTCGCGCACTTCCACTACGTGCTGTCGCTCGGCGCGGTGTTCATCATCTTCGCCGGCGTCTACTACTGGTTCCCGAAGATGACCGGCCGCATCATCCCGGAATGGGCCGGCAAGCTGCACTTCTGGCTCGCCTTCATCGGCGCCAACGTGCTGTTCTTCCCGATGCACTTCCTGGGCCTCGCCGGCATGCCGCGTCGCTATGCCGACTATCCGGAGGCCTTCGCGGGCTGGCACTGGGTGGCGACCATAGGCGGTCACATCTTCGCGCTCGGCATGGTGGTGTTCGTGATCGGCGTCGTCCTCGCCTTCCGCTCCAAGGAGCGGGCCGCGGACAACCCGTGGGGCGAGGGTGCCACCACCCTCGAGTGGACCCTGTCCTCGCCCCCGCCCTTCCACCAGTACGAGACCCTGCCGGTGATCGTGGACGAGCCGTCCCACGCCCACTGA
- a CDS encoding heme o synthase has protein sequence MTTLSNSAISDRPFVEANTSGGEVADYFALLKPRVMALVIFTALVGMTVTPSHVNPVIGAISLLMIAVGAGASGCLNMWWDADVDAVMTRTRTRPIPAGRIRPNEALSFGLTLSVGSVLVLGLAANWLSAGLLAFTIVFYAVIYSMWLKRSTAQNIVIGGAAGALPPMIGQAVVTGSIGIEGTVLFLIIFIWTPPHFWALALVKAGEYARAGIPMMPNTAGPDSTRRQILAYSVLLAPLGLAPVFLGFGGLIYGLVGLIGGLAMIGLSVQVLRRREGEAANKAAMSLFGFSILYLFLLFSALLAEQGLGLFRPVLG, from the coding sequence ATGACCACCCTGTCGAACAGCGCGATCTCCGACCGTCCCTTCGTCGAGGCGAACACCTCCGGCGGCGAGGTCGCGGACTACTTCGCGCTCCTGAAGCCCCGGGTGATGGCGCTGGTGATCTTCACCGCGCTCGTCGGCATGACGGTCACGCCGTCGCACGTGAACCCGGTGATCGGGGCGATCTCGCTCCTGATGATCGCGGTCGGGGCCGGCGCCTCGGGCTGCCTCAACATGTGGTGGGACGCGGACGTCGACGCGGTGATGACCCGCACCCGGACGCGGCCGATCCCGGCCGGGCGGATCCGGCCGAACGAGGCCCTGTCCTTCGGGCTGACGCTCTCGGTCGGCTCGGTGCTGGTGCTGGGCCTCGCGGCGAACTGGCTGTCGGCGGGCTTGCTCGCCTTCACCATCGTGTTCTACGCCGTGATCTACTCGATGTGGCTGAAGCGCTCGACGGCGCAGAACATCGTGATCGGGGGCGCCGCCGGCGCCCTGCCGCCGATGATCGGCCAGGCGGTGGTCACCGGCTCGATCGGGATCGAGGGCACGGTCCTGTTCCTGATCATCTTCATCTGGACGCCGCCGCATTTCTGGGCGCTGGCGCTCGTCAAGGCCGGCGAGTACGCCCGCGCCGGCATCCCGATGATGCCGAACACCGCCGGGCCGGACTCCACCCGCCGCCAGATCCTCGCCTACTCGGTGCTGCTGGCCCCCCTCGGCCTCGCCCCGGTCTTCCTCGGCTTCGGCGGCCTGATCTACGGCCTCGTCGGCCTGATCGGTGGCCTCGCCATGATCGGCTTGAGCGTGCAGGTGCTGCGCCGGCGCGAGGGCGAGGCGGCCAACAAGGCGGCGATGAGCCTGTTCGGCTTCTCGATCCTCTACCTGTTCCTGCTCTTCTCCGCCCTCCTGGCGGAGCAGGGGCTCGGGCTGTTCCGGCCGGTCCTCGGCTGA
- a CDS encoding cytochrome c oxidase subunit 3 has product MAEAHGKHHDYHLVNPSPWPLVGSMSGFVMTSGAVLWMKSLTIANMALGPYVFFAGVIGVLYTMLSWWRDVAHEANTGDHTRVVQLSHRYGMIMFIASEVMFFVAWFWAYFEAALYTSDPIQASRVEFTGGLWPPKGVEAFDPWHLPLLNTLILLTSGTTITWAHHALLNNDRKGMKYGLWLTIALGVLFSFVQAYEYGHAHFGFSGSIYSATFFMATGFHGAHVIIGTIFLAICLYRAYLGQFTPRQHLGFEFAAWYWHFVDVVWLFLFAAIYVWGSGVGHAAAH; this is encoded by the coding sequence ATGGCCGAGGCGCACGGGAAGCACCACGACTACCACCTCGTCAATCCGAGCCCGTGGCCGCTCGTCGGCTCGATGAGCGGCTTCGTGATGACGTCGGGCGCCGTCCTGTGGATGAAGAGCCTGACGATCGCCAACATGGCGCTCGGGCCCTACGTCTTCTTCGCCGGCGTGATCGGCGTGCTCTACACCATGCTGAGCTGGTGGCGGGACGTCGCGCACGAGGCGAATACCGGCGACCATACCCGGGTGGTGCAGCTCTCGCACCGCTACGGCATGATCATGTTCATCGCCTCCGAGGTGATGTTCTTCGTCGCGTGGTTCTGGGCCTATTTCGAGGCGGCGCTCTACACCTCCGACCCGATCCAGGCGTCGCGGGTCGAGTTCACCGGGGGCCTGTGGCCGCCGAAGGGCGTCGAGGCGTTCGACCCCTGGCACCTGCCGCTGCTCAACACCCTGATCCTGCTCACCTCGGGCACCACGATCACCTGGGCGCACCACGCGCTCCTGAACAACGACCGCAAGGGCATGAAGTACGGCCTCTGGCTGACCATCGCCCTCGGCGTGCTGTTCTCCTTCGTCCAGGCCTACGAGTACGGCCACGCCCATTTCGGCTTCTCGGGCAGCATCTACTCGGCGACCTTCTTCATGGCGACCGGCTTCCACGGCGCCCACGTCATCATCGGCACGATCTTCCTCGCGATCTGCCTGTACCGGGCCTATCTCGGCCAGTTCACCCCGCGCCAGCACCTCGGCTTCGAGTTCGCGGCCTGGTACTGGCACTTCGTCGACGTGGTGTGGCTGTTCCTCTTCGCCGCGATCTACGTCTGGGGCTCGGGCGTCGGCCACGCCGCCGCGCACTGA
- the coxB gene encoding cytochrome c oxidase subunit II, translated as MGMARAQGRPTGRGFWGRAAALAATGILGSAIVATGANAAGVGQPVPWQMDLQKPVTEVATEIYNFHHLLNWIMLVVVLFVLALLIAVIVKFNETKNPTPSRTTHNTMLEVAWTIVPVLILVAIAIPSFRVLRTQLSDPKADLMVKVIGHAWYWSYEYPEAVGGFKFDANLLEGEDQVKSGQPKLLATDNEVVVPVNKIVKIQVTAADVMHSWAMPSFGFKIDAIPGRLNQFWFKAEREGVYHGQCSELCGQRHAYMPITVKVVSEQAFQAWTAEAKTKFARTDGGPKFADAR; from the coding sequence ATGGGGATGGCGAGGGCGCAAGGACGGCCGACGGGCCGGGGCTTCTGGGGACGCGCCGCGGCGCTGGCTGCGACCGGGATCCTCGGCTCCGCCATCGTCGCGACGGGCGCGAACGCGGCGGGCGTGGGCCAGCCGGTGCCGTGGCAGATGGACCTGCAGAAGCCGGTCACCGAGGTGGCGACGGAAATCTACAATTTCCACCACCTCCTGAACTGGATCATGCTGGTCGTCGTCCTGTTCGTGCTCGCCCTGCTGATCGCGGTGATCGTCAAGTTCAACGAGACGAAGAACCCGACGCCGTCGCGCACGACGCACAACACGATGCTGGAGGTCGCCTGGACGATCGTCCCGGTGCTGATCTTGGTGGCGATCGCGATCCCGTCGTTCCGCGTGCTGCGCACCCAGCTCTCCGATCCGAAGGCCGACCTGATGGTCAAGGTCATCGGCCACGCCTGGTACTGGTCCTACGAGTACCCGGAGGCCGTCGGCGGCTTCAAGTTCGACGCCAACCTGCTCGAGGGCGAGGACCAGGTGAAGTCCGGCCAGCCGAAGCTCCTCGCCACCGACAACGAGGTGGTGGTGCCGGTGAACAAAATCGTGAAGATCCAGGTCACCGCCGCCGACGTGATGCATTCCTGGGCGATGCCGTCCTTCGGCTTCAAGATCGACGCGATCCCGGGCCGCCTCAACCAGTTCTGGTTCAAGGCCGAGCGCGAGGGCGTCTATCACGGCCAGTGCTCCGAGCTGTGCGGCCAGCGCCACGCCTACATGCCGATCACCGTGAAGGTGGTGAGCGAGCAGGCCTTCCAGGCCTGGACCGCCGAGGCCAAGACCAAGTTCGCCCGCACCGACGGCGGGCCCAAGTTCGCCGACGCCCGGTAG
- a CDS encoding formate dehydrogenase subunit gamma, with amino-acid sequence MPSHELGRGAGREPWDSGRAAGIIAEHARREGATLPILHALQETFGYVDGEAVPLIADALNLSRAEVHGCITFYHDFRSEPAGRHTVKLCRAEACQAVGADALHEDVLRRYDVAWHGTTRDGQVTVEPVFCLGLCACAPAALVDGEPVGRLDLDALADALTERAA; translated from the coding sequence ATGCCGAGCCACGAACTTGGCCGAGGTGCGGGCCGGGAGCCCTGGGATTCCGGGCGCGCGGCGGGGATCATCGCCGAGCACGCCCGGCGCGAGGGCGCGACCCTGCCGATCCTGCACGCGCTCCAGGAGACCTTCGGCTACGTCGACGGAGAGGCGGTGCCGCTGATCGCCGACGCGCTGAACCTGTCGCGGGCCGAGGTTCACGGCTGCATCACCTTCTACCACGACTTCCGAAGCGAGCCGGCCGGCCGCCACACGGTGAAGCTGTGCCGGGCCGAGGCCTGCCAGGCGGTCGGCGCCGACGCGCTGCACGAGGACGTCCTGCGCCGCTACGACGTCGCCTGGCACGGCACCACGCGCGACGGGCAGGTGACGGTGGAGCCGGTCTTCTGCCTCGGCCTCTGCGCCTGCGCCCCGGCCGCCCTCGTCGACGGCGAGCCGGTCGGCCGCCTCGACCTCGACGCCCTGGCGGATGCCCTGACGGAGCGCGCGGCGTGA
- the fdhF gene encoding formate dehydrogenase subunit alpha — translation MALIKEIDYGTPIRVSDQSVTLTIDGRSVTVPAGTSVMAAAMHAGPQIPKLCATDSLEPFGSCRLCLVEIDGRRGTPASCTTPAENGMVVHTQSDKLARLRKGVMELYISDHPLDCLTCSANGDCELQTQAGTVGLREVRYGYDGANHVSKNSELYLPKDESNPYFAYDPSKCIVCNRCVRACEEVQGTFALTIAGRGFDSRVAAGPTDFFNSECVSCGACVQACPTATLQEKSVIAMGQPEHSKVTTCAYCGVGCAFKAEMQGDRIVRMVPYKDGKANEGHSCVKGRFAYGYATHQDRITKPMVRDKITDPWREVSWEEAIQHAASAFKRIQAQYGRDSIGGITSSRCTNEEAYLVQKLVRAGFGNNNVDTCARVCHSPTGYGLMSTLGTSAGTQDFKSVEESDVILVIGANPTDGHPVFGSRMKKRLRQGAKLIVIDPRRIDLVKSPHIKASHHLPVKPGANVAIVNALAHVVVTEGLIDEAYVRARCDLKDFEIWARFIADERHAPETVQELTGCDPAEVRAAARLYAKGGAAGIYYGLGVTEHSQGSTMVMGMANLAMATGNIGKPGAGVNPLRGQNNVQGSCDMGSFPHELTGYRHVSDDATRETFEALWGAQLSPDPGLRITNMLDEAVAGTFKGLYIQGEDIAQSDPDTHHVTAGLRAMECIVIQDLFLNETAKYAHVFLPGASFLEKDGTFTNAERRISRVRQVMAPMGGYGDWEGTMLLSNALGYPMHYTHPSEIMDEIAALTPSFAGVSYAKLEELGSIQWPCNDKAPQGTPMMHVDRFVRGLGRFMLTEFVPSDERTTRKFPLVLTTGRILSQYNVGAQTRRTHNSLWHPEDVLEIHPFDAESRGIVDGDLISLESRSGDIALKARVTERMQPGVVYTTFHHAKTGANVITTDYSDWATNCPEYKVTAVQVRRTNRPSDWQARFYEEDISLTRIIQTLDAAE, via the coding sequence ATGGCCCTCATCAAGGAAATCGACTACGGCACCCCGATCCGCGTCTCCGACCAGAGCGTGACGCTGACGATCGACGGCCGATCCGTGACCGTGCCCGCCGGCACCTCGGTGATGGCGGCGGCGATGCATGCCGGCCCCCAGATCCCGAAGCTCTGCGCCACCGATTCGCTCGAGCCGTTCGGCTCCTGCCGCCTCTGCCTCGTCGAGATCGACGGGCGGCGCGGCACGCCGGCCTCCTGCACGACGCCCGCCGAGAACGGCATGGTGGTGCACACCCAGTCGGACAAGCTCGCGCGCCTGCGCAAGGGCGTGATGGAGCTCTACATCTCCGACCACCCGCTCGACTGCCTGACCTGCTCGGCCAACGGCGATTGCGAGTTGCAGACCCAGGCCGGCACGGTGGGCCTGCGCGAGGTGCGCTACGGCTACGACGGCGCCAACCACGTCTCGAAGAATTCCGAGCTCTACCTCCCGAAGGACGAGTCGAACCCGTACTTCGCCTACGACCCGTCGAAGTGCATCGTCTGCAACCGCTGCGTCCGGGCCTGCGAGGAGGTGCAGGGCACCTTCGCGCTGACCATCGCCGGCCGCGGCTTCGATTCGCGGGTGGCGGCAGGTCCCACCGACTTCTTCAACTCCGAGTGCGTTTCCTGCGGCGCCTGCGTGCAGGCCTGCCCGACGGCGACGCTCCAGGAGAAGTCCGTGATCGCCATGGGCCAGCCGGAGCATTCCAAGGTCACGACCTGCGCCTATTGCGGCGTCGGCTGCGCCTTCAAGGCCGAGATGCAGGGCGACCGGATCGTCCGCATGGTGCCCTACAAGGACGGCAAGGCCAACGAAGGCCATTCCTGCGTCAAGGGCCGCTTCGCCTACGGCTACGCCACCCACCAGGACCGCATCACCAAGCCGATGGTGCGCGACAAGATCACCGATCCCTGGCGGGAGGTGTCCTGGGAGGAGGCGATCCAGCACGCGGCCTCCGCCTTCAAGCGCATCCAGGCCCAGTACGGGCGTGATTCGATCGGCGGCATCACCTCGTCGCGCTGCACCAACGAGGAGGCCTACCTCGTCCAGAAGCTGGTCCGCGCCGGCTTCGGCAACAACAACGTCGATACCTGCGCCCGGGTCTGCCACTCGCCGACCGGCTACGGCCTGATGTCGACGCTCGGCACCTCGGCCGGCACCCAGGACTTCAAGTCGGTCGAGGAATCCGACGTGATCCTGGTGATCGGCGCCAACCCGACCGACGGCCACCCGGTCTTCGGCTCGCGGATGAAGAAGCGCCTGCGCCAGGGCGCCAAGCTGATCGTGATCGACCCGCGCCGGATCGACCTCGTCAAGTCGCCCCACATCAAGGCGAGCCACCACCTGCCGGTCAAGCCCGGCGCCAACGTAGCGATCGTCAACGCGCTCGCCCACGTCGTCGTGACCGAGGGCCTGATCGACGAAGCCTACGTTCGGGCCCGCTGCGACCTGAAGGACTTCGAGATCTGGGCCCGCTTCATCGCCGACGAGCGCCACGCGCCCGAGACGGTGCAGGAGCTGACCGGCTGCGACCCGGCCGAGGTCCGGGCGGCCGCCCGGCTCTACGCCAAGGGCGGGGCCGCGGGGATCTACTACGGCCTCGGCGTGACCGAGCACAGCCAGGGCTCGACCATGGTGATGGGCATGGCGAACCTCGCCATGGCCACCGGCAATATCGGCAAGCCGGGCGCCGGCGTGAACCCGCTGCGGGGCCAGAACAACGTCCAGGGCTCCTGCGACATGGGCTCGTTCCCGCACGAGCTGACCGGGTACCGCCACGTCTCGGACGACGCGACCCGCGAGACCTTCGAGGCCCTGTGGGGCGCGCAGCTCTCGCCCGATCCGGGCCTGCGCATCACCAACATGCTCGACGAGGCCGTCGCCGGCACCTTCAAGGGACTCTACATCCAGGGCGAGGATATCGCCCAGTCCGATCCCGACACGCACCACGTCACCGCCGGCTTGCGTGCGATGGAGTGCATCGTCATCCAGGACCTGTTCCTGAACGAGACCGCGAAATACGCCCACGTCTTCCTGCCGGGCGCCTCGTTCCTGGAGAAGGACGGCACCTTCACCAACGCCGAGCGGCGGATCAGCCGTGTGCGCCAGGTCATGGCGCCGATGGGCGGCTACGGCGACTGGGAGGGCACGATGCTGCTCTCCAACGCGCTCGGCTACCCGATGCACTACACGCATCCGTCCGAGATCATGGACGAGATCGCGGCGCTCACTCCGAGCTTCGCCGGCGTCTCCTACGCCAAGCTCGAGGAACTCGGCTCGATCCAGTGGCCGTGCAACGACAAGGCGCCGCAGGGCACGCCGATGATGCATGTCGACCGCTTCGTGCGGGGCCTCGGCCGGTTCATGCTCACCGAGTTCGTGCCGTCCGACGAGCGCACGACCCGCAAGTTCCCGCTGGTCCTCACCACCGGCCGGATCCTGTCGCAGTACAATGTCGGGGCGCAGACGCGGCGCACCCACAACTCGCTGTGGCATCCCGAGGACGTGCTGGAGATCCACCCCTTCGACGCCGAGAGCCGCGGCATCGTCGACGGCGACCTCATCAGCCTGGAGAGCCGGTCGGGCGACATCGCGCTCAAGGCCCGGGTCACCGAGCGGATGCAGCCGGGCGTGGTCTACACCACCTTCCACCACGCCAAGACCGGCGCCAACGTCATCACCACCGACTACTCGGACTGGGCGACGAACTGCCCCGAGTACAAGGTGACGGCGGTGCAGGTTCGGCGTACCAACCGGCCCTCCGATTGGCAGGCCCGGTTCTATGAGGAAGACATCTCCCTCACCCGCATCATTCAGACCCTCGATGCCGCAGAATAG
- a CDS encoding formate dehydrogenase beta subunit, protein MSITFYLPKDAASLALGADRVARALTRAAAARGLDVTLVRTGSRGMLWLEPLLEVATPEGRIAYGPVRPGDVESLLDAGLAEGGAHALRIGRPEEHPYLARQQRLTFGRCGIIDPASVEEYRAHGGYRGLEAALAAGPAGTVEAVKASGLRGRGGAGFPTGIKWNTVMLAESPQKYVVCNADEGDSGTFADRMLMEGDPLTLIEGMTIAAVAVGATRGYIYCRSEYPHAFAALETAIRAAERAGFLGANVLGSGKAFHLEVRLGAGAYICGEETSLLESLEGKRGIVRAKPPIPALKGLFGQPTLVNNVLSFAAIPWILEHGGEAYAAYGMGRSLGTLPIQLAGNVARGGLIETAFGLTLREVIEDFGGGTASGRPLRAVQVGGPLGAYFPDTLLDTPLDYEAFAAKKGLLGHGGIVVFDDTVDLARQARFAFEFCATESCGKCTPCRIGAVRGMETIDKVIAGESPRENLALVTDLCEVMTDGSLCAMGGLTPVPVMSALTHFPEDFSGRGAKLPLAAE, encoded by the coding sequence GTGAGCATCACCTTTTACCTGCCGAAGGATGCCGCGAGCCTCGCTCTCGGGGCCGACCGGGTCGCCAGGGCGCTGACGCGGGCTGCCGCGGCGCGAGGCCTCGACGTGACCCTGGTGCGCACCGGCTCGCGCGGCATGCTGTGGCTGGAGCCGCTGCTCGAGGTCGCGACGCCCGAAGGCCGCATCGCCTACGGGCCGGTACGGCCGGGCGACGTCGAATCGCTGCTCGATGCCGGGTTGGCGGAGGGTGGGGCGCACGCTCTCCGTATCGGCCGGCCCGAGGAGCATCCCTACCTCGCGCGCCAGCAGCGCCTGACCTTCGGCCGTTGCGGCATCATCGATCCGGCCTCGGTCGAGGAATACCGGGCGCATGGCGGCTATCGCGGCCTCGAGGCCGCGCTGGCGGCCGGGCCCGCCGGCACCGTCGAGGCGGTGAAGGCGTCGGGGCTTCGCGGCCGCGGCGGTGCCGGCTTCCCGACCGGCATCAAGTGGAACACGGTGATGCTGGCCGAGAGCCCGCAGAAATACGTGGTCTGCAACGCCGACGAGGGCGATTCCGGCACCTTCGCCGACCGCATGCTGATGGAGGGCGATCCCCTCACGCTGATCGAGGGCATGACGATCGCCGCGGTCGCCGTCGGGGCCACCCGCGGCTACATCTATTGCCGCTCCGAGTACCCGCACGCCTTCGCGGCGCTCGAGACCGCGATTCGTGCCGCCGAGCGGGCGGGCTTCCTCGGCGCGAACGTGCTGGGCTCCGGAAAGGCCTTCCACCTCGAGGTGCGTTTAGGCGCCGGCGCCTATATCTGCGGCGAGGAGACCTCGCTGCTCGAGAGCCTGGAGGGCAAGCGCGGCATCGTGCGGGCGAAGCCCCCGATCCCGGCGCTCAAGGGCCTGTTCGGCCAGCCGACGCTCGTCAACAACGTGCTGTCCTTCGCTGCAATCCCGTGGATCCTGGAGCACGGGGGTGAGGCCTACGCCGCCTACGGTATGGGCCGCTCCCTCGGCACCCTGCCGATCCAGCTCGCCGGCAACGTCGCGCGCGGCGGCCTGATCGAGACCGCCTTCGGGTTGACGCTCCGCGAGGTGATCGAGGATTTCGGCGGCGGCACCGCCTCGGGGAGGCCGTTGCGGGCGGTGCAGGTCGGCGGGCCGCTCGGGGCCTACTTCCCCGACACGCTCCTCGACACGCCGCTCGACTACGAGGCCTTCGCGGCGAAGAAGGGCCTGCTCGGCCACGGCGGCATCGTCGTATTCGACGACACCGTCGACCTCGCGCGCCAGGCCCGCTTCGCCTTCGAGTTCTGCGCGACCGAGTCGTGCGGCAAGTGCACGCCCTGCCGCATCGGCGCGGTGCGGGGGATGGAGACGATCGACAAGGTGATCGCCGGCGAGTCGCCCCGCGAGAACCTCGCCCTCGTCACCGACCTCTGCGAGGTCATGACCGACGGCTCGCTCTGCGCCATGGGCGGGCTGACGCCCGTGCCGGTGATGAGCGCGCTCACCCATTTCCCGGAAGATTTCTCCGGCCGCGGCGCCAAGCTGCCGCTGGCGGCGGAGTGA
- a CDS encoding LysR family transcriptional regulator — protein sequence MIERLEFILALAREQHFGRAAQACGVSQQTLSAGVKQLEERLGVLLVQRGSRFQGFTPEGERVLDWARRIVGDARAMRQEVAALRRGLSGTLRMAAVPTATPMVAALTTPFRARHPAVRFSVQSATSHEIIRQIANLELDAGLTYIEDEPLGRVTALPLYREHYRLLTAADGIYGGRESVTWAEVGRIPLCLLTPAMQNRRIIDRHLRAAGAEPAPLLESNSMIVLVTHVRTAKWASIMPAALAETFRLTERVRAVPITDPNVSHTIGLVVPERDPMTPLVAAFLSEARAIAPELAAEVAAL from the coding sequence ATGATCGAGCGCCTCGAATTCATCCTGGCTCTGGCCCGCGAGCAGCATTTCGGCCGCGCCGCCCAGGCCTGCGGGGTGTCGCAGCAGACCCTCTCGGCCGGCGTCAAGCAGCTCGAGGAGCGCCTGGGTGTGCTTCTCGTGCAACGCGGCTCGCGCTTCCAGGGCTTCACCCCGGAGGGCGAGCGGGTCCTCGACTGGGCGCGGCGCATCGTCGGCGACGCGCGCGCCATGCGCCAGGAGGTGGCGGCCCTGCGCCGCGGCCTCTCGGGCACGCTGCGGATGGCCGCGGTGCCGACCGCGACCCCGATGGTGGCGGCGCTCACCACGCCGTTCCGAGCCCGCCACCCGGCGGTGCGCTTCTCGGTGCAGTCCGCGACCTCGCACGAGATCATCCGGCAGATCGCCAACCTCGAGCTCGATGCCGGGCTGACCTACATCGAGGACGAGCCGCTCGGCCGCGTCACCGCCTTGCCGCTGTACCGGGAGCATTACCGCCTGCTCACCGCCGCGGACGGGATCTATGGCGGGCGCGAGAGCGTGACCTGGGCCGAGGTCGGGCGGATCCCGCTCTGCCTGCTCACCCCGGCGATGCAGAACCGGCGCATCATCGATCGGCACCTGCGCGCCGCCGGCGCCGAGCCGGCGCCTCTCCTCGAGTCGAACTCGATGATCGTGCTCGTCACCCACGTTCGCACCGCCAAGTGGGCGAGCATCATGCCGGCGGCGCTCGCCGAGACCTTCCGCCTCACCGAGCGGGTGCGGGCGGTGCCGATCACCGATCCGAACGTCAGCCACACGATCGGCCTCGTCGTGCCCGAGCGCGACCCGATGACCCCGCTGGTCGCCGCCTTCCTGTCCGAGGCGCGGGCGATCGCGCCGGAGCTGGCGGCGGAGGTGGCGGCGCTCTGA
- a CDS encoding cytochrome c oxidase assembly protein, whose protein sequence is MTMSRAEMQKKARNTALACLGIVVGMTALAFAFVPLYDLFCKATGYDGTPLRGAAASGAVSQDAMVVHFDTNVAPGLPWRFVAETPQVEAQLGATKTVFFRVTNTGTTPSTGIATFNLQPGLTGGYFVKVQCFCFNEQTLQPGETMDFPVVFYLEPGIKADPNTRDLSEMTLSYTYFASKNGQPQAALATPAGTRAN, encoded by the coding sequence ATGACCATGTCCCGCGCAGAGATGCAGAAGAAGGCCCGCAATACGGCGCTCGCCTGCCTCGGCATCGTGGTCGGCATGACGGCGCTCGCCTTCGCCTTCGTGCCGCTCTACGACCTGTTCTGCAAGGCGACCGGCTACGACGGCACGCCGCTGCGCGGCGCGGCGGCCTCCGGCGCCGTCAGCCAGGACGCGATGGTGGTGCATTTCGACACCAACGTCGCGCCGGGCCTTCCCTGGCGCTTCGTGGCGGAGACCCCCCAGGTGGAGGCGCAGCTCGGCGCCACCAAGACGGTGTTCTTCCGGGTCACCAACACCGGCACGACGCCGAGCACCGGCATCGCGACGTTCAACCTGCAGCCGGGGCTGACCGGCGGCTACTTCGTCAAGGTGCAGTGCTTCTGCTTCAACGAGCAGACGCTGCAGCCCGGCGAGACCATGGACTTCCCGGTGGTGTTCTACCTCGAGCCCGGCATCAAGGCCGACCCGAACACCCGCGACCTCTCCGAGATGACCCTGTCCTACACCTACTTCGCGTCGAAGAACGGCCAGCCGCAGGCCGCCCTCGCGACGCCGGCGGGGACCAGGGCGAATTGA